A single region of the Paramicrobacterium fandaimingii genome encodes:
- the mtrA gene encoding MtrAB system response regulator MtrA, giving the protein MNPRILVVDDDTALAEMIGIVLRSEEYEPIFCADGALALAEFRQEKPDLVLLDLMLPGVDGIEICTQIRQESGVPIIMLTAKSDTADVVRGLESGADDYIVKPFNPKELVARIRTRLRPASESTQDALEVADLSVDVAGHEVRRGDKKINLTPLEFDLLLTLASKPQQVFTREMLLEQVWGYHYKADTRLVNVHVQRLRAKIEHDPDNPRIVTTVRGVGYRAGTSGS; this is encoded by the coding sequence ATGAACCCACGAATTCTTGTTGTCGACGATGACACAGCTCTCGCGGAGATGATCGGCATCGTGCTGCGATCCGAGGAATATGAGCCGATATTCTGCGCAGACGGGGCGTTAGCGCTCGCCGAGTTTCGCCAAGAGAAACCCGATCTCGTGCTTCTCGACCTCATGCTGCCTGGCGTCGACGGCATTGAGATCTGCACGCAGATCAGGCAAGAATCCGGCGTGCCCATCATCATGCTCACGGCGAAGTCGGACACGGCAGATGTCGTGCGCGGGCTGGAGTCGGGCGCAGACGATTACATCGTCAAGCCCTTCAACCCGAAAGAACTTGTGGCTCGCATTCGCACACGCCTGCGTCCGGCATCCGAGTCGACTCAGGATGCTCTGGAGGTCGCCGACCTGAGCGTTGACGTCGCAGGGCATGAAGTGCGACGGGGCGACAAGAAGATCAACCTCACCCCGCTTGAGTTCGATCTTCTGCTGACGCTCGCATCGAAGCCGCAGCAGGTGTTCACGCGAGAGATGCTTCTTGAGCAGGTCTGGGGCTATCACTACAAGGCAGACACACGACTTGTCAATGTTCATGTGCAGCGTTTGCGCGCGAAGATCGAGCACGATCCCGACAATCCACGCATCGTGACAACAGTGCGGGGAGTCGGCTATCGGGCGGGCACTTCGGGCTCGTAG
- the hpf gene encoding ribosome hibernation-promoting factor, HPF/YfiA family, with the protein MEINIVGIGLGVTDRFRDYVEEKSEKITHITDRMIAFEVKVSRHNDKSGKNGDDRVELTLIGPGPLVRAEATGGDKYSAFDIAIDKMLERIRRAKERRQARRGKKRTSLHAAATSEFAVVGLQPAPADVIERVSAGESPVDDVESEEQYSPVVIRQKTFPAEWMTVDDAVDRMELVGHDFFLFIDARTDRPSVVYRRKGWDYGVIELSEEAEAEASRA; encoded by the coding sequence GTGGAAATTAACATCGTCGGAATTGGCCTGGGAGTCACCGATCGCTTTCGTGATTATGTGGAAGAGAAATCAGAGAAAATCACCCACATCACGGATCGCATGATCGCGTTCGAGGTCAAAGTGAGCCGCCACAACGACAAAAGTGGAAAGAACGGCGATGATCGCGTCGAGTTGACGCTCATCGGGCCGGGGCCCCTTGTGAGGGCAGAGGCGACGGGCGGTGACAAATACAGCGCGTTCGACATTGCGATCGACAAGATGCTCGAGCGCATACGCCGGGCAAAGGAGCGCAGGCAGGCACGTCGAGGCAAGAAGCGCACATCACTTCACGCCGCGGCCACGAGCGAGTTCGCCGTTGTCGGGCTGCAACCGGCGCCCGCAGATGTCATCGAGCGCGTCAGCGCCGGTGAGTCGCCGGTTGACGATGTTGAAAGCGAGGAGCAGTACTCACCTGTCGTCATCAGGCAGAAGACATTCCCCGCAGAATGGATGACCGTCGACGACGCGGTGGATCGCATGGAGCTGGTCGGGCACGACTTCTTCCTTTTCATTGACGCGCGCACTGATCGCCCGAGCGTCGTGTACCGGCGCAAGGGCTGGGATTACGGTGTGATCGAGCTCTCGGAGGAAGCCGAGGCTGAAGCAAGCAGGGCCTAA
- a CDS encoding DUF4129 domain-containing protein, translated as MIGILPLDDTPPLHPGRDEAYDWLVRELSKPEYTAAQPSLIDRIASAVREWFLSLVVPGDGTFAAWVPVIIVVLIAAAVVAAILIWGVPRRNRAGRNTAALFGDDDTRTAHELRTHARQAAQAGDWETAVLEIFRALARGLDERTLVTVLPGTTAGGFASAAASAFPPHAARLRSAASVFDSVRYLEGGATAEQYEALAALDGELAHATPRIHDAEVATP; from the coding sequence GTGATCGGCATTCTGCCGCTCGACGACACTCCTCCGCTGCACCCCGGCAGAGATGAAGCGTATGACTGGCTCGTCAGAGAGTTGTCGAAGCCCGAGTACACGGCGGCTCAGCCGTCGCTGATCGACCGCATCGCCTCGGCCGTCAGGGAGTGGTTTCTCTCCCTCGTCGTCCCGGGCGACGGTACGTTCGCCGCCTGGGTTCCCGTCATCATCGTCGTGCTCATCGCCGCAGCTGTCGTTGCAGCGATTCTGATCTGGGGCGTGCCCAGAAGAAACCGCGCGGGAAGAAACACGGCAGCGCTCTTCGGAGACGACGACACGAGAACGGCGCACGAGCTGCGCACCCACGCGCGACAGGCCGCGCAGGCCGGCGACTGGGAGACCGCCGTTCTCGAGATCTTCCGTGCCCTTGCCCGCGGTCTCGACGAGCGAACGCTCGTCACCGTTCTGCCAGGCACTACCGCCGGAGGCTTCGCGTCAGCAGCGGCGTCTGCCTTCCCTCCGCACGCGGCACGGCTGCGTTCTGCAGCATCCGTCTTCGACTCCGTTCGCTATCTCGAGGGCGGAGCCACGGCCGAGCAATACGAGGCACTCGCCGCTCTCGACGGCGAGCTCGCGCACGCGACACCGCGCATTCATGACGCCGAGGTAGCGACACCGTGA
- a CDS encoding ComF family protein, with product MTRHRGRAWGPSLAHHCLALGRRVIREIVAFLVPVVCAGCGENDASVCATCRDALCNSILTRTLDGVPVYSAAHYSGRVKRMLLAVKRDGRVDAASALGIALHAAITAALADAEGRGIELATVPASLRSRQRRGFVPVDLMVRRAGFGRSRVLAWRRRPRDQIGLGRAQRTENLAGAIRSKNVRGRRFIVVDDVVTSGATLSECVRALRLSGGEIVACATVASTPLRLATPGRDQSVTRSGTGATV from the coding sequence ATGACACGTCACCGTGGCCGAGCGTGGGGGCCTTCGCTCGCGCACCACTGTCTCGCACTCGGACGGCGCGTCATTCGTGAGATCGTTGCATTTCTCGTCCCTGTCGTCTGTGCCGGATGCGGCGAAAATGACGCCAGCGTGTGCGCAACGTGCCGGGACGCTCTGTGCAACAGCATCCTGACGCGCACGCTCGACGGCGTTCCCGTCTACAGCGCTGCTCACTATTCGGGCCGCGTGAAGCGCATGCTGCTCGCTGTCAAACGCGACGGTCGTGTCGATGCAGCGTCGGCGCTGGGAATCGCATTGCACGCTGCCATCACGGCGGCGCTTGCCGATGCTGAGGGCCGGGGAATTGAGCTCGCGACGGTGCCTGCGTCGCTGCGGTCTCGGCAACGTCGTGGGTTCGTACCCGTCGATCTGATGGTGCGGAGAGCCGGTTTCGGGCGCTCACGGGTGCTCGCGTGGCGACGACGACCGCGCGACCAGATCGGGCTCGGACGTGCACAGCGAACCGAGAATCTTGCGGGCGCCATCAGGTCGAAGAACGTGAGGGGCCGACGATTTATCGTCGTCGATGATGTTGTGACGAGCGGGGCGACGCTCTCGGAGTGCGTCCGCGCGCTGAGGCTGAGCGGCGGCGAGATCGTTGCGTGTGCGACTGTTGCGTCGACGCCGCTGCGTCTCGCCACGCCCGGTCGAGATCAGAGCGTGACAAGGTCGGGGACTGGGGCTACGGTGTAG
- a CDS encoding LpqB family beta-propeller domain-containing protein, with translation MRRITSVLSLAVIVALLAGCAGIPRSGSVREGNPIGEDENNADDVTLIADAPVPGASQEDLLKGFIAAASSPLNNYAVAREYLAPDIRLDWNPDASVTLDDPGERQFDRQSDATIDVAIAPTALVDGTGVYSERTTGGLVHQSYTFAKVSGEWRIAEAPNGILLEESLFETVFDQHALRFFNPQWTSLVPDLRWFPSGSSSATRVVTELLKGPSEWLAQSVTTAFPDGTRLARSSVPVTDGEAQVDLSRDALTADDSARKRMKAQLVASLENVAGAGIVTVLFDGQPMDIPSLTVREPRVDSRPLIMTDDGFGYASGKGIETISGISTTVEAMNATAAIINSENTQIAVRTEDGVYSVTSEKDPVLVDSRDDLIAPTLDDSGFVWSVPAGQPGKMQVHDQSGAAYDVQTPWPEASTIASLELSRDGTRIVALIDSGDSPQLLLAGVRRGTAGVPTSISETVRFPVASGTPMSATWVDDQTVAVLTSDATDVVQLIELGGPSTNIGPVEDAVELVGSNGEEALRAVTSNHELFARRGTGWQVSREGVAFIATQIGTPAN, from the coding sequence ATGAGACGAATCACCTCAGTCTTGTCACTCGCCGTCATCGTGGCGCTTCTCGCGGGGTGCGCCGGCATCCCGCGCAGCGGGAGCGTGCGCGAGGGTAACCCCATTGGAGAAGACGAGAACAACGCAGACGACGTCACGCTGATCGCCGACGCTCCGGTGCCCGGCGCGTCGCAGGAGGATCTGCTCAAGGGCTTCATCGCGGCAGCATCCAGCCCGCTCAACAACTATGCCGTCGCGCGCGAATACCTGGCACCGGATATTCGGCTCGATTGGAATCCAGATGCCTCGGTGACGCTCGACGATCCCGGTGAACGGCAGTTTGACAGGCAGTCGGATGCGACGATCGATGTTGCTATTGCGCCCACCGCTCTCGTTGACGGCACGGGCGTGTACTCCGAGCGAACGACAGGGGGCCTTGTTCACCAGAGCTACACCTTTGCCAAGGTCAGCGGCGAATGGCGCATTGCGGAGGCGCCGAACGGCATCCTCCTGGAAGAGTCACTCTTCGAGACGGTGTTCGATCAGCATGCGCTGCGCTTCTTCAACCCGCAGTGGACGTCTCTCGTGCCCGATCTGCGCTGGTTCCCCTCGGGAAGCTCCTCGGCGACCCGAGTCGTGACGGAGCTGCTCAAAGGGCCGAGTGAATGGCTCGCGCAGTCGGTGACCACGGCGTTCCCAGACGGAACGCGGCTGGCACGCAGCTCTGTGCCCGTCACAGACGGAGAAGCGCAGGTGGACCTCAGCCGTGATGCCCTCACAGCCGACGATTCCGCCCGAAAGCGAATGAAAGCGCAGCTCGTGGCGAGCCTGGAGAACGTTGCCGGCGCCGGCATCGTCACGGTTCTCTTCGACGGGCAGCCGATGGACATTCCATCGCTGACCGTGCGTGAACCTCGCGTCGACTCACGGCCTCTCATCATGACCGATGACGGGTTCGGGTATGCGTCGGGCAAGGGCATCGAGACGATTTCCGGAATCTCGACCACCGTCGAAGCGATGAACGCAACGGCGGCGATCATCAACAGTGAGAACACGCAGATCGCTGTTCGCACAGAAGACGGCGTGTACTCCGTGACATCGGAGAAGGACCCCGTGCTCGTCGACAGTCGTGACGACCTGATCGCACCGACACTCGACGATTCCGGGTTCGTCTGGAGCGTTCCCGCTGGTCAGCCCGGAAAGATGCAGGTGCACGATCAGTCGGGCGCGGCATACGATGTGCAGACACCCTGGCCGGAGGCGTCGACCATCGCCTCGCTCGAGCTGTCCCGTGATGGCACGCGAATCGTCGCACTCATCGACTCCGGCGATTCGCCGCAGCTTCTTCTCGCCGGAGTGCGCAGAGGAACGGCAGGCGTGCCGACATCAATCAGCGAGACCGTGCGCTTCCCCGTTGCATCGGGCACTCCGATGTCGGCAACATGGGTCGACGACCAGACAGTCGCGGTGCTCACGAGCGACGCAACCGACGTGGTTCAGCTGATTGAGTTGGGCGGGCCATCGACGAACATCGGACCGGTTGAGGATGCCGTGGAACTCGTCGGCAGCAACGGCGAGGAGGCGCTCAGGGCTGTCACAAGCAACCATGAGCTTTTCGCCCGCCGCGGAACCGGATGGCAGGTGTCTCGCGAGGGAGTTGCCTTCATTGCAACGCAGATCGGCACGCCAGCGAACTGA
- the mtrB gene encoding MtrAB system histidine kinase MtrB: MSSPLSVAELGLSQVRTWPSRVRELWRRSLRFRTVSITVGLTLVAVLASGVYMSISVRNDLFSSRLSQVLDDSGRTMSSVQRLFESADINDRVAITTVMNTVRNQLAATSSSQLIAGYRAPGQEYNPYAPQGFRSSELAGGVLSPELRNVVQDGVGEQWWQSVTLKGADGEVPGVIVGQLIDVPGAGQYEFYIAFDLSDSERTLQFLQQTMLIVGLALLLLVGAVGWVVVRLVVEPITIAAETSQRLADGDLGVRIRETGADELATLARSFNGMADSLQQRIRELADLSLVQQRFVSDVSHELRTPLTTIRLADDVIYDHRHSFAPATTRTAELLHTQVERFELLLDDLLEISRYDAGSVQLELEPTNLATLAQDCIDGMEALAAERGTDIRLVAPGGHNQVEMDPRRIRRIVRNLIGNAVEHGEGRPIVVTVDSNADAVALTVRDYGLGMSDADAEHVFDRFWRADPSRRRTIGGTGLGLAISTEDASLHGGEIDVWSRPAAGSNFRLTLPRTPGAAITSYPLDRVPDDADGSGPPIQQEDDA, encoded by the coding sequence ATGAGCTCACCGCTGTCGGTTGCGGAGCTGGGGCTTTCGCAGGTGCGCACGTGGCCCAGCCGGGTGCGCGAATTGTGGCGACGGTCACTGCGGTTCAGAACCGTGTCGATCACCGTGGGCCTCACCCTCGTCGCTGTGCTCGCGTCGGGTGTGTATATGTCGATCAGCGTTCGCAACGACCTCTTCTCGTCTCGGCTGAGCCAGGTTCTCGATGACTCCGGGCGCACAATGAGTTCGGTGCAGCGTCTCTTCGAGTCGGCTGATATCAATGACCGTGTGGCGATCACCACCGTGATGAACACGGTGCGAAACCAGCTCGCGGCGACGTCGTCGAGCCAGCTCATCGCGGGTTACCGGGCGCCGGGGCAGGAATACAACCCCTATGCACCGCAGGGCTTTCGCAGCTCGGAGCTCGCCGGCGGCGTTCTGTCACCCGAGCTGCGAAACGTCGTACAAGATGGCGTCGGCGAGCAGTGGTGGCAATCTGTCACGCTCAAGGGCGCAGACGGCGAAGTTCCCGGTGTGATCGTTGGACAGCTCATCGATGTTCCGGGAGCTGGCCAGTACGAGTTCTACATCGCCTTCGACCTCAGCGACTCCGAGCGCACACTGCAATTTCTGCAGCAGACGATGCTCATTGTCGGCCTTGCGCTGCTTCTGCTTGTCGGTGCCGTCGGCTGGGTTGTCGTTCGCCTCGTCGTCGAGCCCATCACGATCGCCGCCGAGACAAGCCAGCGGCTTGCCGACGGCGACCTGGGAGTGCGAATCCGCGAGACAGGGGCCGACGAGCTTGCGACGCTCGCTCGATCGTTCAATGGAATGGCAGACTCGCTGCAGCAGCGCATTCGCGAACTGGCTGATCTGTCGCTTGTGCAGCAGCGGTTCGTCTCCGATGTCTCACACGAGCTTCGCACTCCGCTGACAACCATCAGACTCGCCGACGACGTCATCTATGACCATCGCCACTCGTTTGCGCCAGCGACGACGCGCACGGCCGAATTGCTGCACACGCAGGTTGAGCGGTTTGAATTGCTGCTTGACGATCTGCTGGAGATCAGCCGCTATGACGCCGGCTCTGTGCAGCTGGAGCTTGAGCCGACCAACCTCGCCACGCTCGCGCAAGACTGCATCGACGGCATGGAAGCGCTCGCCGCGGAACGTGGTACCGATATTCGACTTGTCGCCCCGGGGGGCCACAACCAAGTGGAGATGGACCCACGGCGCATCAGGCGCATTGTGCGCAACCTGATCGGCAACGCCGTCGAGCACGGGGAGGGCCGCCCGATCGTGGTCACCGTCGACAGCAATGCGGATGCTGTCGCGCTCACCGTGCGCGACTACGGGCTCGGCATGAGCGACGCCGACGCTGAGCATGTCTTCGACCGTTTCTGGCGCGCGGATCCCTCTCGACGTCGAACGATCGGTGGAACGGGCCTCGGCCTCGCCATTTCGACGGAAGATGCCAGCCTGCACGGTGGAGAGATCGATGTCTGGTCTCGGCCTGCGGCGGGCAGCAACTTTCGGCTGACGCTCCCGCGAACGCCAGGCGCGGCGATCACCTCGTACCCGCTCGACCGTGTTCCCGATGACGCAGACGGCTCGGGCCCGCCGATTCAGCAAGAGGACGACGCATGA
- a CDS encoding DUF4350 domain-containing protein, whose protein sequence is MSVAESLTPTFGARLRRSAFWIAFGIGALIIVGIALALSGAGSDQSRPLQADSATPSGAKGLVTVLEEHGVSVTAADSAADAENVLDAGEATLFVYDAGGFLEPRDLARLTEKATDAVVMTPDFADLREIAAGVRTGGSEPADAAPVDAACDVPAARAAQTSELLYTYRIIDNDDALGCFPVSDERYGLVSLPQSGGGSLTLLGNPSALNNETILHGGNAALALNLLGEHGELVWYLPTIADVQADAPPTLGELTPRWVVPFTVLLSLTAAAAMFWRGRRLGPVVVENLPVHVPARETVEGRARLYERGNARGHAIDMLRLGTVSRVAGLLGLSTGATVWQVADAAASVLARDARQTRAVLVDDIPSTDAEVMSLSDALDELEAQVRATIDETGRM, encoded by the coding sequence GTGAGCGTTGCGGAATCACTGACCCCGACGTTCGGGGCACGACTGCGGCGCAGCGCATTCTGGATCGCCTTCGGAATCGGTGCGCTGATCATCGTGGGGATTGCGCTGGCCCTCTCTGGTGCCGGCAGTGACCAGAGCCGCCCGCTGCAGGCAGACAGCGCAACGCCATCTGGCGCCAAGGGCCTTGTCACGGTTCTCGAAGAGCATGGCGTATCGGTGACCGCCGCAGACAGCGCCGCGGATGCCGAAAACGTACTGGATGCCGGTGAGGCAACTCTTTTCGTCTACGACGCCGGTGGGTTTCTCGAGCCGCGCGATTTGGCACGGCTCACGGAGAAGGCGACAGACGCCGTGGTGATGACGCCCGACTTCGCCGATCTGCGCGAGATCGCCGCCGGTGTGCGCACCGGCGGCTCTGAACCGGCCGATGCGGCACCCGTCGACGCCGCGTGCGATGTTCCCGCAGCCCGCGCCGCACAGACGTCGGAGCTGCTGTACACCTACCGCATCATCGACAACGACGACGCGCTCGGCTGCTTTCCCGTCTCGGACGAGCGCTATGGCCTCGTGTCGCTTCCGCAGAGCGGAGGCGGTTCGCTGACGCTGCTGGGAAATCCGAGCGCGCTGAACAACGAAACGATCCTCCACGGGGGCAATGCGGCGTTGGCTCTCAACCTGCTCGGCGAGCACGGCGAGCTCGTCTGGTACCTCCCGACGATCGCCGATGTGCAGGCCGACGCACCGCCGACGCTCGGTGAGCTGACACCCAGGTGGGTTGTGCCGTTCACCGTTCTGCTCTCGCTCACGGCAGCTGCCGCGATGTTCTGGCGCGGCCGCCGGCTTGGACCCGTCGTCGTCGAGAACCTTCCCGTGCATGTGCCGGCGCGCGAAACCGTCGAGGGACGTGCGCGCCTGTACGAGCGCGGAAACGCGCGTGGCCACGCCATCGACATGCTGCGCCTGGGGACGGTGTCACGCGTCGCGGGGCTCCTTGGACTGTCGACCGGCGCGACGGTGTGGCAGGTCGCCGACGCCGCGGCATCCGTTCTGGCTCGTGATGCTCGCCAGACGCGCGCCGTGCTTGTCGATGACATCCCCTCAACCGACGCAGAGGTCATGTCGCTCTCTGACGCCCTCGACGAACTTGAAGCGCAGGTACGCGCGACGATCGATGAAACAGGAAGAATGTGA
- a CDS encoding DUF58 domain-containing protein, producing MAVTGWFVALVAVGVIPVIAIGEATGNAWAPFVGWLVVCLLILTLDVVLAGSPRRLSIRRSLPDRVRLGEIVTSTVLITNAGRRTVRALVRDAWQPSAVATPSRQRLRLPAGERRAVVQSLTPFRRGDRTTSQLTVRSFGPLHLGARQATLAVPGRIRVLPPFNARKHLPSRLARLRELDGSSAVMMRGQGTEFDSLREYVRGDDVRSIDWRATARRQDLVVRTWRPERDRRVIIVIDTGRTSAARIDNEPRIDTAFESSLLLAALATRAGDRVDLVAYDRRVRGRVQGANGPTLLSRMVDTMAGIEPELIEMDWDAVPAQVRNISAHRSLVVLLTSIDAAGASQGLLSVLPQLTKKHTVVVASVTDPDVVQAVSQRDRLADVYRAASAERALLDTTRVAAAIRQQGADVVAGPPADLPPALSDHYIALKAAGRL from the coding sequence ATGGCCGTCACGGGGTGGTTCGTTGCGCTTGTCGCGGTCGGAGTGATTCCCGTCATCGCGATCGGCGAGGCGACGGGAAATGCGTGGGCGCCGTTCGTCGGCTGGCTCGTGGTGTGCCTGCTGATTCTCACGCTCGACGTGGTGTTGGCCGGATCGCCACGACGCTTGAGCATCCGCCGATCCCTTCCCGACCGCGTGCGACTCGGTGAGATCGTCACAAGCACTGTTCTCATCACAAACGCAGGCCGGCGCACCGTGCGGGCCCTCGTTCGCGACGCTTGGCAGCCGTCGGCCGTCGCGACGCCGTCACGTCAGCGGCTTCGCCTTCCCGCGGGCGAGCGGCGTGCCGTCGTTCAGTCGCTCACGCCGTTTCGGCGTGGCGATCGCACGACCTCGCAGCTGACCGTTCGGTCGTTTGGTCCGCTTCACCTTGGCGCCCGGCAGGCGACGCTCGCCGTTCCCGGACGCATTCGCGTGCTGCCTCCCTTCAACGCCCGCAAGCATCTGCCCAGTCGGCTCGCCCGTTTGCGGGAGCTCGACGGCTCAAGCGCCGTCATGATGCGTGGCCAGGGCACCGAGTTCGACTCGCTTCGAGAGTATGTGCGTGGCGATGACGTACGCTCCATCGACTGGCGCGCGACGGCGCGTCGCCAAGATCTCGTTGTGCGCACGTGGCGTCCCGAGCGGGATCGCCGCGTCATCATCGTCATCGACACCGGGCGCACCTCAGCCGCGCGCATCGACAACGAGCCGCGAATCGATACGGCCTTCGAATCGTCGCTTCTGCTCGCCGCCCTCGCGACGCGTGCGGGCGACAGGGTCGACCTCGTCGCCTACGATCGCCGCGTGCGCGGGCGGGTTCAAGGCGCGAACGGCCCCACTCTGCTCTCCCGCATGGTCGACACGATGGCCGGCATCGAGCCCGAACTCATCGAGATGGACTGGGATGCTGTACCGGCCCAGGTGCGCAACATCAGCGCACATCGTTCTCTCGTCGTGCTGCTCACGTCTATTGACGCCGCGGGGGCATCACAGGGGCTGCTCTCGGTGCTTCCGCAGCTGACCAAGAAGCACACGGTCGTCGTTGCGAGCGTCACCGACCCCGACGTCGTGCAGGCCGTGTCGCAGCGCGATCGCCTCGCAGACGTGTATCGCGCGGCATCCGCTGAACGTGCGCTTCTCGACACGACGCGTGTCGCGGCAGCAATCAGGCAGCAGGGTGCCGACGTCGTCGCGGGGCCGCCCGCAGATCTGCCACCGGCGCTCTCCGACCACTACATCGCGTTGAAGGCAGCTGGCCGGCTCTAG
- a CDS encoding AAA family ATPase → MTNQQGSPQPQNSADDAHDELRQRFAQVRTEVAKAVVGQDAAVTGLVVALLARGHALLEGVPGVAKTLLVRSMSTSLSLDTKRVQFTPDLMPGDVTGSLVYDAKAGEFEFRQGPVFTNIMLADEINRTPPKTQSSLLEAMEERQVSADGVTRPLPVPFMVAATMNPIEYEGTYTLPEAQLDRFLVKLVLDIPERQTEVEVLRRHADGFDPRNLAAAGVTPVVTADDITAAQSAASAVGVTDAVLAYLVDLARATRQSPSVRIGVSPRGTTALLAATKAWTWLTGYSSITPDHVQAMLLPVWRHRIQLRPEAELEGVSVDAILTSVMQQVQVPF, encoded by the coding sequence ATGACGAATCAGCAAGGCTCGCCGCAGCCGCAGAACTCCGCCGATGACGCACATGACGAGCTGCGACAGCGGTTCGCGCAGGTGCGCACAGAGGTAGCAAAGGCCGTCGTCGGGCAGGATGCCGCGGTGACGGGGCTCGTTGTCGCATTGCTCGCTCGCGGGCATGCGCTGCTCGAGGGAGTCCCCGGCGTCGCGAAGACGCTTCTCGTGCGCTCGATGAGCACCTCGCTCTCGCTCGACACGAAGCGCGTTCAGTTCACGCCCGACCTGATGCCTGGCGATGTCACGGGATCGCTCGTGTACGACGCAAAGGCGGGCGAGTTCGAGTTTCGGCAGGGACCCGTCTTCACGAACATCATGCTCGCCGACGAAATCAACCGCACGCCGCCGAAGACGCAGTCGTCACTGCTCGAGGCGATGGAGGAGCGCCAGGTCTCGGCAGACGGCGTGACACGCCCTCTCCCTGTGCCGTTCATGGTCGCCGCGACGATGAACCCAATCGAGTACGAAGGCACGTACACACTGCCTGAGGCGCAGCTCGACCGCTTTCTCGTGAAGCTGGTTCTCGACATTCCCGAGCGCCAGACCGAGGTCGAGGTGCTGCGCAGGCACGCTGACGGCTTCGACCCACGCAACTTGGCAGCTGCCGGCGTCACTCCCGTCGTGACAGCAGACGACATCACAGCAGCACAGTCCGCTGCCTCTGCCGTCGGCGTCACCGATGCCGTTCTGGCGTACCTCGTCGACCTCGCGCGTGCCACACGCCAGAGCCCGTCGGTGCGCATCGGCGTGAGTCCGCGCGGCACAACGGCGCTTCTTGCCGCGACAAAGGCATGGACCTGGCTCACCGGGTACTCGTCGATCACCCCAGACCATGTTCAGGCGATGCTGCTTCCTGTCTGGCGCCACCGCATTCAGCTGCGGCCCGAAGCGGAGCTCGAGGGCGTCTCGGTCGATGCGATTCTGACCTCGGTCATGCAGCAGGTGCAGGTGCCGTTCTAA